One stretch of Levilactobacillus yonginensis DNA includes these proteins:
- a CDS encoding glycine betaine/L-proline ABC transporter ATP-binding protein — protein sequence MVEKVKVKNVTKIFGKQISLAKKLLREGKSKAEILSQTGCTVGVNQASFAVNEGELFVIMGLSGSGKSTIIRMINRLINSTDGDIEIDEQGVMGLSKEELRHLRQDKIGMVFQNFALFPHKSVLQNAAYGLELKKFPLDVRNRKAHEALTLVGLTGYDDQYPDQLSGGMQQRVGLARALANDAEILLMDEAFSALDPLYRKEMQDLLLQIQEKMHKTIIFIGHDLNEALKLGDRIMIMRDGHIEQIDNPEDILTHPANDYVERFIEGVDRTKVLTASSVMTQAQVVNIGKAGPRVALRRMRANDISSIYVVDNDNKFVGFADAHDVSDLIKKGSEDLKSVLRTDVPKTSVDMPINALINDISKAAIPYVVLDDDDHLLGIILRSSVLAAIAGEEVSA from the coding sequence TTGGTAGAAAAAGTTAAAGTTAAAAATGTAACTAAGATTTTTGGAAAGCAAATATCTCTAGCAAAAAAATTGTTGCGTGAGGGAAAGTCTAAAGCAGAGATCCTTTCGCAGACAGGTTGTACTGTTGGAGTTAATCAAGCTAGTTTTGCTGTTAATGAAGGTGAACTGTTTGTAATCATGGGGCTGTCTGGAAGTGGAAAGTCTACGATTATCCGAATGATCAACCGCTTGATAAATTCGACTGATGGGGATATTGAAATCGATGAACAAGGTGTGATGGGCCTCAGTAAGGAAGAATTACGTCACTTGCGCCAAGATAAGATCGGCATGGTTTTTCAAAATTTTGCCTTGTTTCCGCATAAGTCCGTATTACAAAATGCGGCTTATGGATTGGAGCTTAAAAAGTTTCCGTTAGATGTACGAAACAGGAAAGCTCATGAAGCATTGACACTAGTCGGCTTGACCGGGTATGACGACCAATATCCAGATCAGTTATCAGGCGGGATGCAGCAGCGGGTTGGTCTCGCGCGCGCTTTGGCCAATGATGCCGAGATTCTGTTGATGGACGAGGCATTTTCGGCCTTGGATCCGTTATATCGGAAAGAAATGCAGGATTTGTTATTGCAAATTCAAGAAAAAATGCATAAAACGATCATTTTTATTGGCCATGACCTGAACGAAGCTTTGAAATTAGGGGATAGGATTATGATCATGCGTGATGGCCATATCGAACAAATTGATAATCCGGAAGATATTTTGACTCACCCGGCTAATGATTACGTAGAACGCTTCATCGAAGGGGTCGACCGGACAAAGGTCCTGACGGCAAGTAGTGTAATGACGCAGGCCCAGGTGGTTAATATTGGAAAGGCTGGACCACGGGTGGCTTTGCGGAGAATGCGAGCCAACGATATCTCTTCAATATACGTGGTTGATAATGACAACAAATTCGTGGGTTTTGCCGATGCGCATGATGTTTCGGATCTGATTAAGAAGGGCAGTGAAGACCTGAAGTCAGTCCTTAGGACAGACGTGCCTAAGACAAGTGTGGATATGCCAATCAATGCATTGATTAACGATATTTCGAAGGCAGCAATTCCTTATGTCGTGTTGGATGATGACGATCATCTACTAGGCATCATTCTACGGAGTTCTGTTTTGGCGGCTATCGCTGGGGAAGAGGTGAGTGCTTAA
- a CDS encoding putative holin-like toxin, translated as MSVFQALSLMLLFGTFLIALLSYIDKHHK; from the coding sequence ATGAGCGTCTTCCAGGCACTCTCGTTGATGTTGCTGTTTGGCACGTTTTTAATCGCGCTACTCAGCTATATCGACAAGCACCACAAATAA
- a CDS encoding IS30-like element ISLsa1 family transposase yields the protein MGTSTLSRFQRGALAQLVNEGNKSYQVMADALGVAKATISYELDRVKPYDPELAQQDADRKRRNCGRRSMLTAALATLITNHLRLTWSPETIAAAYNLSTASIYNWLNRGWLPFKLTDLPNRNVRQHRVSENRGKFTSGTSIEQRPTTVNQRLAFGHWEVDTVLSSRSEPRSCLVTFVERKTRLLWAIKAPNRTAKALNTAFGKFMGAFGPQVKSITVDHGKEFANYQALEQDYQIKVYFCHPYSPWERGSNEYFNRRLRWFFPKKTNFSQVTTDEILAALELINQRPLKIHHQQTAIERFRACSD from the coding sequence TTGGGTACATCTACTTTATCACGTTTTCAACGTGGCGCACTAGCACAACTGGTCAATGAGGGGAATAAATCTTACCAAGTAATGGCTGACGCCTTAGGCGTCGCCAAAGCTACGATTAGCTATGAGTTGGACCGGGTTAAACCTTATGATCCAGAATTAGCTCAGCAAGATGCAGATCGCAAAAGGCGGAATTGCGGCCGTCGTTCGATGCTGACGGCAGCATTAGCGACTTTAATTACCAATCACTTACGATTAACCTGGTCACCAGAAACCATTGCGGCCGCTTATAACTTGAGCACTGCGTCAATTTATAATTGGCTTAATCGTGGCTGGCTCCCCTTCAAATTGACTGATCTACCCAATCGGAATGTCCGCCAGCACCGAGTGAGCGAAAATCGTGGGAAATTTACAAGTGGGACTTCCATCGAACAACGGCCAACAACTGTTAATCAACGGTTAGCTTTTGGTCATTGGGAAGTAGATACGGTGCTTTCTAGTCGAAGTGAGCCACGATCATGTCTGGTTACATTCGTAGAACGTAAGACCCGACTTCTATGGGCCATCAAAGCCCCTAATAGAACGGCTAAGGCTCTAAACACCGCCTTTGGCAAGTTTATGGGGGCCTTCGGTCCCCAAGTAAAATCCATTACTGTTGATCATGGTAAAGAGTTTGCCAATTATCAGGCCTTAGAACAGGATTATCAGATCAAAGTTTATTTTTGCCATCCATATTCACCATGGGAGCGAGGTTCCAATGAATATTTTAATAGACGGTTACGCTGGTTCTTCCCGAAAAAGACCAATTTTAGCCAAGTAACGACTGATGAGATCCTAGCAGCACTTGAACTAATTAATCAACGACCATTAAAAATACATCATCAACAGACTGCCATTGAAAGATTCCGGGCTTGTTCGGATTAA
- a CDS encoding IS5 family transposase (programmed frameshift), translating into MKNYPSNITRQQFELIRPALENFRKRTKPRKYDLYEVFCAVLYVLKTGCQWRQVPGDFPEWRSVYNYYKIWSTKAEPTADSLLEQVFKKIVIARRTYQGRSALTSFIIVDAQSVKNTATAENKGYDAGKKISGIKRHLAVDINGFPQAIHITRANITDRDGAIALVTLNLEQFKLVRTMMVDGGYSGVNFQLDVASNLNATVQVAKRNELHRFEVMPQRWVVERSFSWLENCRRLWKNCERQLTTSLQMVVLAFLALLLKRF; encoded by the exons ATGAAAAATTATCCCAGCAATATTACTCGGCAACAATTTGAATTAATTCGACCAGCTTTAGAAAATTTTCGTAAGCGAACTAAGCCTCGAAAATATGACCTCTACGAGGTCTTCTGTGCGGTCCTATATGTCTTGAAAACCGGTTGCCAATGGCGTCAAGTCCCCGGTGATTTCCCAGAATGGCGGTCAGTTTACAACTATTACAAAATTTGGTCAACTAAAGCTGAGCCTACGGCTGATTCTTTATTGGAACAAGTTT TTAAAAAAATTGTCATTGCTCGGCGAACTTACCAAGGACGTTCAGCTTTAACTTCCTTTATTATCGTTGACGCTCAGAGCGTCAAAAACACCGCTACTGCTGAAAACAAAGGTTACGACGCTGGTAAGAAAATCTCGGGGATTAAACGGCACTTAGCCGTCGACATTAATGGATTCCCGCAAGCTATCCATATTACCCGGGCTAACATCACTGATCGTGACGGGGCGATTGCACTCGTTACCCTTAATTTAGAGCAGTTTAAATTGGTTCGAACCATGATGGTTGATGGTGGTTATTCAGGCGTTAATTTTCAGCTCGATGTAGCCAGTAATTTAAACGCAACCGTGCAGGTTGCGAAGCGCAATGAGTTGCATCGATTCGAAGTCATGCCCCAACGTTGGGTAGTCGAACGATCTTTTAGTTGGCTAGAGAATTGTCGGCGACTTTGGAAAAATTGTGAGCGTCAATTAACCACCAGTCTGCAAATGGTCGTTTTAGCGTTTTTAGCACTATTACTTAAGAGATTTTAG
- a CDS encoding IS30 family transposase, translating into MSYKHLTIKEREILMFLRTKGLSIRAVALRLGRNPSTISRELKRCAGNYSPSKADNDYHQKRQNCHKKRLLDSHPQLRRQIVHYILDLHWLPEQITARFNKEHQWCVSYNTIYRHIYQHNLGEKYSSRGDTGIQRHLRHKHRTRHSKNTRRHREVQTDYISIHERPGFINQRQRIGDWEIDTVIGRTGHAILLTVVDRLSRLTLIKKVVQKDSQEINKGLVELLGAIPKEFVHSITPDHGTEFLHLDEISERLGVTVYWPDPYSPEQRGTNENTNGLIREYFPKRTDIDNYTEQDVEHCQKQLNQRPRKVLNYETPYEVFFDKPLHLV; encoded by the coding sequence ATGAGCTATAAACATCTTACTATAAAAGAACGTGAAATACTTATGTTTTTACGAACTAAGGGGTTATCTATCCGGGCTGTTGCGTTACGGCTGGGGCGAAATCCAAGCACTATTTCACGGGAGTTAAAACGTTGTGCAGGTAATTATTCCCCAAGCAAAGCAGATAATGACTATCATCAAAAGCGGCAGAATTGTCACAAGAAGCGGCTATTAGACAGCCATCCACAATTACGCCGTCAAATTGTTCATTACATCTTAGATCTGCACTGGTTACCAGAGCAGATTACCGCTCGCTTTAATAAGGAACATCAATGGTGTGTTAGCTACAACACAATTTACCGTCATATCTATCAACACAATTTAGGTGAGAAGTACTCCTCACGTGGTGATACCGGTATTCAGCGCCATCTCAGACATAAACATCGGACTCGGCATTCAAAGAATACTAGACGACATCGAGAAGTACAGACCGACTATATCTCGATCCATGAGCGCCCTGGTTTTATCAACCAGCGTCAACGTATAGGTGACTGGGAAATTGATACTGTGATTGGTCGAACGGGTCACGCCATCCTTTTAACGGTTGTCGATCGGCTTAGTCGGCTTACGCTTATCAAAAAGGTTGTGCAAAAGGACTCGCAGGAGATAAATAAAGGCTTAGTTGAACTGTTAGGGGCCATTCCTAAAGAATTTGTTCATTCTATTACACCAGATCATGGGACCGAATTTCTTCATCTTGATGAAATCAGCGAAAGGTTAGGTGTTACTGTCTATTGGCCCGATCCATATTCGCCTGAACAGCGTGGAACAAATGAGAATACAAATGGATTAATCCGGGAATATTTTCCCAAGCGAACAGATATTGATAATTATACAGAACAGGACGTTGAACACTGCCAAAAGCAGTTAAATCAACGTCCTCGCAAAGTGTTAAACTATGAAACCCCATATGAAGTATTTTTTGACAAACCGTTGCACTTAGTTTGA
- a CDS encoding cation:proton antiporter, with protein sequence MEFLGTLVIILITTSLFGHLASRVGIPAVIGQLFVGIILGPVLLNWVHANDFIHIFSEIGVIILMFIAGLESDLTLLKKYLRPSIIVALLGVLIPMVLIYPVGIVFGLTQFESLFLSVIFAATSVSISVAVMKELNLLDSKSGSTVLGAAVVDDVLAVVLLSIMVSLIGTKAGTDTQIPLALTFLEQLIYFAAIYFVMRFIAPLLARLGTKLLNPVGPTIMAMILCFGMAYIADLIGLSAVIGAFFAGIAIAQTHVAHEVDQSIEPIGYAIFIPVFFVSIGLNMSLAGIEHDLLLIIVLTIVATLTKLLGAGSGAKWAGFSSNEAYLVGAGMVSRGEMALIIAQIGYQSKLISDDYYSAIITAIILTTLLAPLLLKHAARHINY encoded by the coding sequence TTGGAATTTTTAGGTACCTTGGTGATCATCTTGATTACAACTAGTCTATTTGGCCATCTAGCCTCTAGGGTTGGTATCCCAGCAGTGATCGGTCAATTATTTGTTGGAATTATTCTTGGCCCTGTGTTGTTGAATTGGGTTCACGCCAATGATTTCATCCATATTTTTTCAGAGATTGGGGTTATCATCTTAATGTTTATCGCCGGACTTGAGAGTGATCTTACATTGCTTAAAAAATATTTGCGTCCTAGCATAATTGTCGCGTTGTTAGGAGTTTTGATTCCGATGGTACTGATCTATCCAGTTGGTATTGTTTTTGGCTTGACACAATTTGAAAGCTTGTTTTTGAGCGTTATTTTTGCCGCAACGTCGGTTTCAATTTCAGTTGCTGTCATGAAAGAACTAAATTTACTTGATAGTAAGAGCGGTTCAACAGTCCTCGGTGCCGCGGTGGTTGACGATGTGCTAGCTGTCGTTTTACTTAGCATTATGGTCAGTTTAATAGGTACAAAGGCTGGTACGGATACCCAGATACCGCTAGCTCTGACTTTTTTAGAGCAGCTAATTTACTTTGCCGCAATTTATTTCGTGATGCGTTTTATCGCCCCTCTCCTCGCTAGACTAGGCACCAAATTATTGAATCCAGTGGGACCTACTATAATGGCGATGATTTTGTGTTTTGGTATGGCATATATTGCAGATCTGATTGGACTGAGTGCAGTGATTGGGGCCTTTTTTGCAGGAATTGCGATTGCACAAACTCATGTAGCTCATGAAGTTGATCAAAGTATCGAACCAATCGGTTATGCGATTTTCATTCCTGTATTCTTCGTTTCAATTGGTTTAAATATGTCACTAGCTGGCATAGAACACGATTTGTTATTAATTATCGTATTGACGATTGTGGCAACACTGACAAAACTATTAGGAGCGGGAAGTGGGGCTAAATGGGCCGGATTCAGTTCGAATGAAGCTTACCTCGTTGGTGCGGGGATGGTCTCGCGTGGGGAAATGGCCTTGATTATCGCTCAAATAGGCTACCAATCCAAACTAATCAGTGATGATTACTATTCGGCAATTATCACTGCCATTATCCTAACAACGTTATTAGCACCATTACTACTCAAACATGCGGCTCGTCATATAAACTACTAA
- a CDS encoding LysM domain-containing protein: MKIKNLVLSSTAALALFAISTTVANADTYTVKAGDTVSAIAQAHNTSVSAIEKANKLANVNLIFIGDKLEVNGTTTTTTTSAATSAAPQSATSQATSSAASTTSTTSTQTTQQTTTTQSSAQTSQTQAQPSQASQTQSSQTQTSKPAAQTTTQTSSSTSNYSNNGSDSATKAWIAGKESGGSYSARNGQYIGKYQLSASYLNGDYSAANQERVANSYVASRYGSWSNAKSHWLANGWY, translated from the coding sequence ATGAAGATCAAAAACCTTGTATTATCATCAACTGCTGCATTAGCTTTATTCGCTATCTCAACAACGGTTGCCAACGCTGATACTTATACTGTTAAGGCCGGCGATACTGTTTCAGCAATTGCCCAAGCTCACAACACTTCAGTTTCAGCCATTGAAAAGGCAAACAAGTTAGCTAATGTTAACTTAATCTTCATTGGTGATAAGCTTGAAGTCAATGGTACTACTACAACAACCACGACTTCTGCTGCTACAAGTGCTGCACCACAATCAGCAACTAGCCAAGCTACGTCTTCAGCTGCTTCAACAACCTCAACGACTTCAACACAGACGACTCAACAAACGACCACGACACAATCATCAGCTCAGACTAGTCAAACTCAAGCTCAACCGAGCCAAGCTAGCCAGACCCAATCAAGTCAAACACAAACTAGCAAACCTGCTGCTCAGACGACGACTCAAACGTCTAGTTCAACATCAAACTATAGCAACAATGGTTCTGATAGTGCTACTAAGGCTTGGATTGCTGGTAAAGAATCTGGTGGTTCATATTCTGCTCGTAACGGTCAATACATCGGTAAGTACCAATTAAGTGCTTCATACTTAAACGGTGACTACTCCGCTGCCAACCAAGAACGTGTTGCTAACAGTTATGTTGCTTCACGTTATGGTTCATGGAGCAACGCCAAGAGTCACTGGCTTGCTAATGGCTGGTACTAA
- a CDS encoding proline/glycine betaine ABC transporter permease, giving the protein MNIGQIPLAEWINSGVDWLSQFTGFFYSVTIFFQVIIDGIQWAFDFLPQWVFILVVLALTYWVKRGQKKISFMVFEVLGLLLIWNLGYWRDMTQTLTLVLSSSLIAIVVGIPLGIWMAKSSRAEIVIKPILDFMQTLPAFVYLIPAVSFFGIGMVPGVLASVIFATPPTVRMTNLGIRQVPSDLIEVADSFGSTSWQKLIKLQLPLAKTTIMSGINQTMMLGLSMVVIASMIGALGLGTQVYFAVGRNDAGAGFAAGIAVVIVAIILDRITQSFNKTSK; this is encoded by the coding sequence ATGAATATTGGACAAATACCTTTAGCGGAATGGATCAACTCAGGTGTTGACTGGCTGAGTCAATTTACCGGATTTTTTTATAGTGTGACGATCTTTTTCCAGGTAATCATTGACGGTATTCAATGGGCTTTTGACTTCTTGCCGCAATGGGTCTTTATCTTGGTGGTCTTAGCACTCACGTACTGGGTTAAACGAGGACAAAAGAAAATTAGTTTCATGGTGTTTGAAGTTTTGGGGCTGTTATTGATCTGGAACTTAGGATACTGGCGTGATATGACCCAGACCTTGACGTTAGTTTTGTCGTCTAGTTTGATTGCAATCGTTGTTGGGATTCCACTTGGAATTTGGATGGCAAAAAGTTCAAGAGCTGAGATCGTAATCAAACCAATTCTTGACTTCATGCAGACCTTGCCAGCGTTTGTTTATCTAATACCGGCCGTTTCATTTTTTGGTATCGGGATGGTACCGGGGGTGTTGGCTTCAGTGATTTTTGCGACGCCACCGACAGTGCGAATGACAAACTTGGGAATCCGGCAGGTGCCAAGTGACTTGATCGAGGTAGCGGATTCCTTTGGCTCGACCAGCTGGCAAAAGCTAATCAAATTACAGTTACCACTAGCAAAAACAACAATAATGTCCGGAATTAATCAAACGATGATGCTTGGACTTTCAATGGTCGTGATTGCATCAATGATTGGCGCCCTTGGTTTAGGAACTCAGGTTTACTTTGCTGTGGGGCGTAATGATGCCGGGGCAGGATTTGCCGCAGGAATTGCTGTGGTTATTGTAGCTATTATTTTGGATCGAATCACACAATCGTTCAACAAAACATCCAAATAA
- a CDS encoding MazG nucleotide pyrophosphohydrolase domain-containing protein translates to MNLKDHENWLVDFYKQRDWYKYTPPVRLNYLTEEVGELSRAIRSIEFGRDHPGERKLSTYEKFDNLNEELADVIDQVLIICSQYDIDPTSLMEYSERKLNKRFESNQGA, encoded by the coding sequence ATGAATTTAAAAGATCATGAAAATTGGTTAGTAGACTTTTACAAACAACGAGATTGGTATAAGTACACTCCTCCAGTTAGGCTAAATTATTTGACCGAAGAGGTTGGTGAACTGTCAAGAGCAATCCGTTCAATTGAATTCGGTCGCGATCATCCAGGTGAGCGCAAGCTATCAACCTATGAAAAGTTTGATAACTTAAACGAAGAACTTGCAGACGTCATTGACCAAGTACTGATAATTTGTAGTCAATACGACATTGACCCCACATCCTTAATGGAATATAGCGAGCGGAAGCTAAATAAACGTTTCGAATCAAATCAAGGTGCTTAA
- a CDS encoding IS3 family transposase gives MDQKRPIGYIQTKRNGWCYLSTIMDLHSRRIIGYSFSKKMDIDLVLKTLESAVKNRTITGDLIIHTDLGSQYTSDDYNQRLTELHIRHSYSRKGCPYDNAPMESFHASLKKECVYPVPVFENYETAAAVLFEYVHAFYNRKRIHSSLGYQTPLQVEIATLTSQMAA, from the coding sequence ATGGATCAAAAACGGCCAATAGGGTATATTCAAACGAAGCGTAATGGCTGGTGTTACTTATCAACCATCATGGATCTGCACTCAAGACGAATTATCGGCTATTCATTCTCAAAAAAGATGGATATTGATTTAGTCTTAAAGACCCTGGAAAGCGCGGTTAAAAATCGAACCATTACTGGGGACCTGATTATCCACACAGACTTAGGATCACAGTACACCAGCGATGATTACAACCAACGGTTAACAGAACTACATATCCGCCACTCTTACAGCCGTAAGGGGTGTCCATACGATAATGCACCAATGGAATCTTTTCATGCTTCCCTCAAAAAGGAATGTGTTTATCCAGTGCCGGTCTTTGAGAATTATGAAACTGCCGCTGCTGTCCTTTTTGAATATGTGCATGCTTTCTACAATAGGAAGAGAATTCATAGTTCACTGGGCTACCAGACCCCCTTACAAGTTGAAATCGCAACACTTACGAGCCAAATGGCCGCCTGA
- a CDS encoding ClC family H(+)/Cl(-) exchange transporter: MIQLVKEKFDVTRLRFVLLGLLVGLMSGTVVSLFRYCIEIGLHYSRLVYRYLRIAPFVWWEWALLIGINLGLALIVARLLKREPYIAGSGIPQVEGQLAGELEMHWWSILWRKFIGGILALGPGLFLGREGPAIQLSASVGQGFASEFKLSGTDRRLLIASGAAAGLAAAFNAPIAGTLFVLEEIYHNFSPLVWLTALAGAIGSNFISLNVFGLVPVLHLSYSRSLPVSNYWHLILLGIVLGLFGYLYQRVLLVMPRWYHQLTHLPRPIQGIVPFLLVILVGYFSPNLLGGGNGLILGFGQHVPPLFVLIAIFIIRFVFSMISYGSGLPGGIFLPILSLGAVIGAVYGVLMNQLGLLSHVYIMNLIIFSMAGYFAGIGKAPFTAILLVTEMVGNLTHLMPLAVISLTAYLVVDLLGGAPIYEALLKQMTMPKTVQQLHRPDHLEIPVFFGSPLNGKMVRDMPWPKEALLIGIRRGEQEVIPHGDTLIHEGDTLVLLTDTTQRPQVKQRIDALLATLEKKHQD, encoded by the coding sequence TTGATACAGCTTGTAAAAGAAAAATTTGACGTTACTCGTTTGCGATTTGTTTTACTCGGCCTGCTTGTGGGTTTAATGAGTGGCACCGTTGTTAGCTTATTTCGCTATTGTATTGAGATTGGGCTGCACTATAGTCGATTGGTATATAGATACTTACGAATCGCGCCGTTTGTTTGGTGGGAATGGGCATTGTTGATAGGCATCAACCTTGGTTTAGCGTTAATTGTGGCTCGACTTCTCAAGAGAGAACCTTATATCGCTGGTTCTGGAATTCCGCAAGTTGAAGGTCAATTGGCTGGTGAATTGGAAATGCACTGGTGGTCAATTCTTTGGCGAAAATTTATCGGTGGTATTCTGGCATTGGGACCTGGATTATTTCTCGGACGAGAAGGACCAGCGATTCAATTAAGTGCGTCAGTTGGTCAAGGTTTCGCTTCTGAGTTTAAGTTATCAGGAACTGATCGCCGACTACTAATTGCATCAGGCGCCGCTGCTGGATTAGCAGCAGCGTTTAATGCCCCCATTGCTGGAACTCTATTTGTCTTAGAAGAGATTTACCATAATTTTTCACCGCTGGTTTGGTTAACAGCATTAGCCGGAGCAATTGGTTCAAATTTTATTTCGCTGAATGTTTTCGGACTTGTTCCCGTGTTACATTTAAGTTATTCACGTAGTTTACCAGTATCAAATTATTGGCACTTAATTTTACTCGGCATTGTTTTGGGATTATTTGGTTACTTATATCAACGGGTCTTGTTAGTTATGCCTAGGTGGTATCATCAATTGACACATTTGCCACGCCCAATACAAGGTATCGTACCATTTCTGCTGGTAATTTTAGTTGGTTACTTTTCGCCAAATTTACTCGGTGGTGGTAATGGCTTAATTTTGGGATTTGGCCAGCATGTTCCACCTTTGTTTGTACTAATTGCAATTTTTATTATACGATTCGTCTTTTCAATGATTTCATATGGTTCCGGATTACCTGGCGGTATTTTCTTGCCGATTCTTTCTTTAGGTGCTGTGATTGGTGCGGTTTATGGCGTCTTAATGAATCAATTAGGATTATTATCGCATGTCTATATCATGAACCTAATCATTTTTTCCATGGCCGGTTACTTTGCTGGAATCGGAAAAGCTCCCTTCACAGCTATCTTGCTGGTAACAGAAATGGTTGGCAATTTAACACATTTAATGCCATTAGCAGTCATATCGTTAACTGCTTACCTTGTTGTTGATTTATTAGGCGGTGCACCAATCTATGAAGCATTGCTTAAGCAGATGACAATGCCTAAAACTGTTCAGCAACTTCATCGACCTGATCATTTGGAAATACCGGTTTTCTTTGGCAGTCCCTTAAACGGCAAAATGGTCCGAGACATGCCATGGCCTAAAGAAGCACTGCTCATTGGAATCCGGCGTGGCGAACAAGAAGTGATTCCACATGGTGACACCTTGATTCATGAAGGTGATACGTTAGTACTGTTAACTGATACAACCCAACGACCCCAAGTTAAACAACGGATTGATGCATTATTAGCAACCTTAGAAAAAAAGCACCAAGACTAA
- a CDS encoding amino acid permease, whose protein sequence is MENQQLARKLKRRHVQMIALGGAIGTGLFLGSGSAIKQAGPSILLAYAIGGFFCYLMMRALGELLLSDTRLHSFLEFINRYLGKRFEFAIGWTYWLCWISLAMADLTASGIYIRYWFPWIPQWVTPLIIILILLVFNMLSVSAFGELEYWFSMIKVVAIIALIVTGAILIGSSAHVGGQTVSVTNLVSHGGFFPTGVQGFLMSFSLVIFAFTGIEMVGITAGEAENPEKELPRAINSLPIRISFFYVGALFVIMAIYPWDQITTSQSPFVQVFSDVGIKAAASIINFVVLTAALSACNSAIFSTSRTLFTLAHGDNAPKWMGKVNRYNVPARSLLFSSLILLVIVALNYVIPSTVFTLISNVATTNFIIVWCALLVCHYVYKRTTDSTHNPFKLPLFPVSNIATLAFFIAVTVVLCFDQVNRWAVIGSVVWFVILLVIERSMHRTV, encoded by the coding sequence ATGGAAAATCAGCAACTTGCCCGTAAACTAAAACGCCGTCACGTGCAGATGATTGCGCTTGGTGGCGCGATTGGAACCGGGCTCTTTTTAGGATCCGGTTCAGCAATCAAACAGGCGGGGCCGTCGATCTTGTTGGCTTATGCCATTGGCGGTTTCTTCTGTTACTTGATGATGCGAGCACTGGGCGAGCTATTATTGTCGGATACGCGCTTACATTCGTTTCTAGAATTCATTAATCGATATTTAGGTAAACGTTTCGAGTTTGCCATTGGGTGGACCTATTGGCTCTGCTGGATCAGTTTAGCTATGGCTGACTTGACTGCGAGTGGTATCTACATTCGTTACTGGTTTCCGTGGATCCCGCAGTGGGTGACACCCTTAATAATTATTTTGATTTTATTAGTATTCAATATGCTCTCCGTCAGTGCGTTTGGCGAACTAGAATATTGGTTTTCGATGATTAAAGTGGTGGCTATCATTGCTTTGATCGTGACGGGGGCTATCTTGATTGGTTCATCGGCCCATGTCGGTGGGCAAACGGTCTCGGTGACAAATTTGGTCAGTCACGGAGGCTTCTTCCCAACAGGTGTCCAGGGCTTCTTGATGTCGTTTTCGCTCGTTATCTTTGCGTTTACGGGCATCGAAATGGTTGGAATTACAGCTGGGGAAGCCGAAAACCCAGAAAAAGAATTACCACGGGCCATCAATAGCTTACCTATTCGAATCTCATTCTTCTACGTGGGCGCTTTATTCGTGATCATGGCAATTTATCCTTGGGATCAGATCACGACCAGTCAGTCACCCTTTGTGCAAGTTTTCAGCGACGTTGGGATCAAAGCCGCGGCCAGCATTATCAACTTCGTGGTTTTGACCGCGGCGCTCTCGGCTTGTAATAGTGCCATCTTCAGTACGAGTCGAACACTATTTACACTTGCGCACGGTGACAACGCGCCGAAATGGATGGGAAAGGTCAATCGTTACAACGTTCCCGCCCGCTCATTGTTATTCTCATCATTGATCTTACTGGTGATCGTGGCGTTGAATTACGTGATTCCAAGTACCGTCTTCACGTTGATCTCTAACGTGGCAACGACCAACTTCATCATTGTTTGGTGTGCCTTGTTGGTGTGCCATTACGTTTACAAACGAACCACTGACAGTACGCATAATCCGTTTAAACTGCCACTGTTCCCTGTTTCCAACATCGCGACCTTGGCCTTCTTTATCGCGGTGACGGTCGTCTTGTGCTTTGATCAAGTCAACCGTTGGGCAGTCATCGGTTCAGTCGTTTGGTTCGTCATTTTATTAGTCATCGAACGAAGTATGCATCGCACCGTTTAA